TCTGGAAATGAGTGGTATCCAGCAGATAGGTATCCGAAGTGAAACCGGATACCACACCGGTTACCGAAGCAATCATCAGAGAATAACTTTTAGTCTTGTCGAAATTGGCCAGCCCGGGATTATTTGCAGTGTCGAGACTGGTCAAATCAATCACTAACGGCTTAGCGGTGCTGCCTGAATTTGTTAAATCCCCATTGACAACCAACCGATCGTAATCGACTCCTGACGTTCCTGACGCATCTCGAATTTCAACTTGAAATCGGCTTCCCGGGTTGAACTGCACTTGCCCAGTTACAGTCAATTTTCCTGGACTGTTACCCGGCGCGAGAGTAGAGTCAGGTCCAATAGCGAGCACACCCACTTGGGCATTACCGGAACCTTTCAAGATCGAATCCGCACCGCTGATTGTGTAGGTTTTCGTCGCCTTTAGGTTGCCATTCGCGGTCGTTACACCAGCGGTCTGAAGCAGCGAATCCGTCTCAAAAGTACTATCTGTGCCAATAGATAAAGTTCCCGCCGATTGCGTCTGACCGGTGAATTTAACGCTGCTGTTCTTAAGGTTTACGGTGGAATTTTTAAGCAGTTGCGCTTCATTACCAGTCACTAGACCTTAAACAAGCGAAGTTTTTGATGCCAATTCCGTGGGGAGTTTTAGCGAGATAGTTCGATGAGTCCTCCGCGCCGGAGCTTTTCGCTCGGCCGAACGCATACTTCTATTTTTCAAACATTCTTCCTTTCCGCGAATAGCTCTC
The genomic region above belongs to Telmatocola sphagniphila and contains:
- a CDS encoding PEP-CTERM sorting domain-containing protein, with product MTGNEAQLLKNSTVNLKNSSVKFTGQTQSAGTLSIGTDSTFETDSLLQTAGVTTANGNLKATKTYTISGADSILKGSGNAQVGVLAIGPDSTLAPGNSPGKLTVTGQVQFNPGSRFQVEIRDASGTSGVDYDRLVVNGDLTNSGSTAKPLVIDLTSLDTANNPGLANFDKTKSYSLMIASVTGVVSGFTSDTYLLDTTHFQNDLSGGSFSLSAVSGEGLVLLFTPVPEPGTLLFIGVGSWGLFQWRRKRSGEKAALAS